From the genome of Brevibacterium sp. JSBI002, one region includes:
- a CDS encoding 2-hydroxyacid dehydrogenase has protein sequence MSITTIAFPNSELRNRVIARIPAHQRANVDLVVFSDAERSAKLSRDDVDVVVLPYMDSGPTIELLDELPNLRLVITQTTGFDPVAHLPERGIQVATASGVHTGGTAELALALTLASLRGIDDAVRSQVSRVWEHQRHRSLQDRRVMIIGVGEIGSAIADRFDPFEVQLTRVASTAREDERGKIHGVDELPELLPHTEVAVLITPLNEGTHRLVDEKFLSLLPDNALIVNVARGKVVDTDALVAELATGRLHAALDVTDPEPLPRNHALWGTPNTLITPHVGGDTSAFEPRVVKILAEQVRRINDGEQPVNLIKA, from the coding sequence ATGTCCATCACCACAATCGCCTTCCCGAACTCCGAGCTCCGCAACCGAGTGATCGCTCGGATCCCCGCTCACCAGCGCGCCAACGTCGACCTCGTCGTCTTCTCCGATGCCGAACGGTCGGCCAAGCTCAGCCGGGACGATGTCGACGTCGTCGTCCTGCCGTACATGGATTCCGGGCCGACGATCGAGCTGCTCGACGAGCTGCCGAACCTGCGCCTCGTCATCACGCAGACGACCGGATTCGACCCCGTCGCCCACCTGCCCGAACGCGGAATCCAGGTGGCGACCGCCTCCGGCGTGCACACCGGAGGCACCGCCGAGCTCGCCCTGGCACTGACCCTGGCCAGCCTGCGCGGAATCGACGACGCCGTGCGCTCGCAGGTCTCGCGGGTATGGGAGCACCAGCGCCACCGCTCGCTGCAGGACCGGCGGGTGATGATCATCGGCGTCGGCGAGATCGGCTCGGCCATCGCCGACCGCTTCGACCCCTTCGAAGTCCAGCTCACCCGAGTCGCCTCGACCGCACGTGAGGACGAACGCGGGAAGATCCACGGCGTCGACGAGCTGCCGGAGCTTCTGCCCCACACCGAGGTGGCCGTGCTCATCACTCCCCTCAACGAGGGCACCCACCGCCTCGTCGATGAGAAGTTCCTCAGCCTGCTTCCCGACAACGCGCTGATCGTCAATGTCGCGCGCGGCAAGGTCGTCGACACGGACGCGCTTGTGGCGGAGCTCGCCACGGGTCGGCTCCATGCCGCCCTCGACGTCACCGACCCGGAGCCGCTGCCGCGCAACCACGCGCTGTGGGGCACCCCGAACACTCTCATCACACCCCATGTCGGAGGCGACACCTCGGCGTTCGAGCCCCGGGTCGTGAAGATCCTCGCCGAGCAGGTCAGGCGGATCAACGACGGCGAGCAGCCGGTCAATCTCATCAAGGCCTGA
- a CDS encoding MarR family winged helix-turn-helix transcriptional regulator has protein sequence MTEIRFGLGRETLAQNAWRTYFETSQRLRQALEVQLKDDAGLDVSDYNTLLLLWEAPERTLTMSALAKKLVFSPSRLNYRIKVLVDAGLVTKTQCRDDGRAHNVALTEAGARAFLSAGAQHKSYVDEIFFDHVSDAELEVLEAVFTRIGKALPE, from the coding sequence ATGACGGAGATCAGATTCGGGCTCGGAAGGGAGACGCTGGCGCAGAATGCGTGGCGGACCTATTTCGAGACTTCGCAGCGTCTCCGTCAGGCCCTCGAGGTCCAGCTCAAGGACGATGCGGGGCTCGATGTCAGCGACTACAACACTCTGCTCCTGCTGTGGGAAGCGCCGGAGCGGACGCTGACGATGAGCGCACTGGCGAAGAAGCTCGTCTTCTCGCCGTCGCGGCTGAACTATCGGATCAAGGTCCTCGTCGACGCGGGGCTGGTGACGAAGACCCAGTGTCGCGATGACGGGCGTGCCCACAATGTCGCGCTGACCGAGGCGGGGGCGCGGGCATTCCTGTCCGCCGGGGCCCAGCACAAGAGCTACGTCGACGAGATCTTCTTCGACCATGTCAGCGATGCCGAACTCGAGGTGCTCGAGGCCGTGTTCACGCGGATCGGGAAAGCGCTGCCCGAGTGA
- a CDS encoding NAD(P)H-dependent oxidoreductase, protein MSANTMTIVAVTTSLSEDSTTLKLTNRVLGQAASAGESVSIDVTTDVINVRSLATALTDMTLTGFRSEALEQAFATIAAADAIVTVAPVYKAAPVGLHTLFWQLVDDKALSRKPVLIASTGGTARHSLAGDAVLRPMLSYLKGIVVPTTVFAATDDWGTVEGGRALTARIRQAGEELVPLTATIIGAGNDDLAEVADPDSHAGAGAGATRGTSSANRGIVDEFDPANVTPFAQLLEG, encoded by the coding sequence ATGAGCGCGAACACGATGACCATCGTGGCCGTGACCACCTCGCTGAGCGAGGACTCGACCACGCTCAAGCTCACGAACCGGGTCCTCGGTCAGGCCGCCTCGGCGGGGGAGTCGGTGAGCATCGACGTGACCACGGACGTCATCAACGTCCGCAGCCTCGCCACCGCGCTGACCGATATGACCCTGACCGGGTTCCGGTCCGAAGCGTTGGAGCAGGCCTTCGCGACCATCGCCGCCGCCGATGCGATCGTCACCGTCGCACCGGTGTACAAGGCCGCCCCCGTCGGCCTGCACACCCTGTTCTGGCAGCTCGTCGACGACAAGGCGCTGAGCCGCAAACCCGTGCTCATCGCCTCCACCGGCGGAACCGCCCGCCATTCGCTGGCCGGGGACGCGGTGCTGCGGCCGATGCTGTCCTACCTCAAGGGCATCGTCGTGCCCACCACGGTGTTCGCCGCGACCGACGACTGGGGAACCGTCGAAGGCGGCCGCGCGCTGACCGCCCGGATCCGTCAGGCGGGGGAGGAGCTCGTGCCCCTGACTGCAACGATCATCGGGGCCGGAAATGACGACCTCGCCGAGGTGGCCGACCCCGATTCGCACGCAGGTGCAGGGGCGGGCGCGACCCGGGGCACCTCCTCGGCGAATCGCGGAATCGTCGACGAATTCGACCCGGCGAACGTCACTCCCTTCGCGCAGCTGCTCGAGGGCTGA
- a CDS encoding LLM class flavin-dependent oxidoreductase gives MEFGIFTIGDVTTDPTDGTTVSEHQRIKNTVEIAKKAEEVGLDVFATGQHHNPPFVAPANPPILLANIAAQTQTLELSTATTLITTTDPVRIAEDYSYAQHLSDGRISLIMGRGNTGPVYPWFGKDIRAGIPLAVENYNLLYRLWREKNLDWEGKFRTPLGGFTVTPTPLDEVPPFVWHGSIRSPEVAEQAAYYGDGFFHNNIFWPTSHTARMIQLYRQRYEYYGHGTASQAIVGLGGQVFMRKNSQDAVREFRPYFDNAPVYGHGPSLEDFSTQTPLTVGSPQQVIERTLSFRDWAGDYQRQLFLIDHAGLPQKTVLEQLDLLGEEVIPVLREEFAKGRPADVPDAPTHGSLVIRHREGRDPIPGGGEGSRAFEDRQARAAEAAQNNAQNTTPEGAVRS, from the coding sequence ATGGAATTCGGAATCTTCACAATCGGCGATGTCACCACCGACCCGACCGACGGCACCACAGTCAGCGAACACCAGCGGATCAAGAACACCGTCGAGATCGCCAAGAAGGCCGAGGAAGTCGGACTCGACGTCTTCGCCACCGGTCAGCACCACAACCCGCCCTTCGTGGCGCCGGCGAATCCGCCGATCCTGCTGGCCAATATCGCAGCGCAGACGCAGACACTCGAACTCTCCACGGCGACGACGCTCATCACCACGACCGATCCCGTGCGCATCGCCGAGGACTACTCGTATGCGCAGCACCTCTCCGACGGCCGCATCAGCCTGATCATGGGCCGCGGCAACACCGGTCCCGTCTACCCGTGGTTCGGCAAGGACATCCGTGCCGGCATCCCGCTGGCGGTCGAGAACTACAACCTGCTCTACCGTCTGTGGCGTGAGAAGAACCTCGACTGGGAAGGCAAGTTCCGCACTCCGCTGGGCGGCTTCACCGTCACCCCGACCCCGCTGGACGAAGTGCCGCCGTTCGTCTGGCACGGATCGATCCGCAGCCCCGAGGTCGCCGAACAGGCCGCCTACTACGGCGACGGGTTCTTCCACAACAACATCTTCTGGCCGACCTCGCACACCGCGCGGATGATTCAGCTCTACCGTCAGCGCTATGAGTATTACGGCCACGGAACGGCCAGCCAGGCGATCGTCGGCCTCGGCGGTCAGGTATTCATGCGCAAGAACTCCCAGGACGCCGTCCGCGAGTTCCGTCCCTACTTCGACAACGCCCCTGTCTACGGCCACGGGCCCAGCCTCGAGGACTTCTCGACGCAGACTCCGCTGACCGTCGGGTCACCCCAGCAGGTCATCGAGCGCACCCTGAGCTTCCGCGACTGGGCCGGAGACTACCAGCGTCAGCTCTTCCTCATCGACCATGCGGGACTGCCGCAGAAGACGGTGCTCGAGCAGCTCGACCTCCTCGGCGAAGAGGTCATCCCCGTTCTCCGCGAGGAGTTCGCGAAGGGCCGCCCGGCCGACGTCCCCGATGCCCCGACGCACGGGTCCCTCGTCATCCGCCACCGCGAAGGCCGGGATCCGATCCCCGGCGGCGGAGAAGGATCGCGTGCCTTCGAGGACCGCCAGGCACGCGCTGCCGAAGCGGCCCAGAACAACGCCCAGAATACGACACCGGAAGGAGCCGTCCGCTCATGA
- the epsC gene encoding serine O-acetyltransferase EpsC: MKALWAAATAAVGAAAYGLSRPGVRETLREDLETVKRRDPAARNDFVSLVSYPGMHAIWAHRGLHRLWQHDVGKVPARLMSQLVRTLTGVEIHPGARIGRRFFIDHANGVVIGETSEVGDDVMLYHQVTLGGTSMAQTKRHPTIGNHVLVGAGAKILGPVVVGDNSAVGANAVVVKDVPADSSAVGIPATVRSKKKEGAASAKVGAESSTTHPDFVLEDPALWI; encoded by the coding sequence ATGAAGGCACTGTGGGCAGCGGCCACGGCGGCTGTGGGGGCGGCCGCCTATGGACTGAGCCGACCCGGTGTGCGCGAGACGCTGAGAGAAGACCTCGAGACGGTGAAGCGACGCGATCCGGCGGCGCGCAATGATTTCGTCTCCCTGGTCTCCTACCCGGGGATGCATGCCATCTGGGCGCACCGCGGACTCCACCGGCTGTGGCAGCATGACGTTGGAAAGGTTCCGGCGCGACTGATGTCCCAGCTCGTGCGGACGCTGACCGGGGTGGAGATCCACCCGGGGGCCAGGATCGGGCGTCGCTTCTTCATCGACCACGCCAACGGAGTCGTGATCGGGGAGACCTCGGAAGTCGGGGACGATGTCATGCTTTACCATCAGGTGACCCTCGGCGGTACCTCGATGGCGCAGACGAAGCGCCACCCGACGATCGGCAATCACGTGCTCGTCGGAGCCGGGGCGAAGATCCTCGGTCCGGTCGTCGTCGGCGACAACTCCGCGGTCGGAGCCAACGCCGTCGTCGTCAAGGACGTGCCGGCCGACTCGAGCGCCGTGGGCATCCCCGCAACCGTGCGCTCGAAGAAGAAGGAGGGCGCCGCCTCGGCGAAGGTGGGCGCCGAGTCGTCGACGACGCACCCGGACTTCGTCCTCGAGGACCCGGCCCTCTGGATCTGA
- the cysK gene encoding cysteine synthase A, translated as MTIFNNVSELVGRTPLVRINKASDRSGAEIVAKLESSNPGNSVKDRIGVAMIDAAEKSGELKPGGTIVEATSGNTGIALAMVGTSRGYKVKLTMPESMSKERRALLRAFGAELVLTDKAEGMKGAVAKAEELASDGAVLVRQFENQANAEIHKATTGPEILADTDGKVDIFVSGIGTGGTITGAGAALREANPDVKIIAVEPAASPLLTEGTAGPHAIQGLGANFVPKVLNTDIYDEVVDVDNDDAFERARAVALEEGLLVGISSGAALFAAEKVASRPENAGKRVVVIIPSYGERYLSTPLFAEYMD; from the coding sequence TTGACCATCTTCAACAATGTCTCCGAACTCGTCGGCCGCACGCCGCTGGTCCGCATCAACAAGGCCAGTGACCGGTCGGGCGCCGAGATTGTGGCGAAGCTCGAATCCTCGAACCCCGGCAACTCCGTCAAGGACCGCATCGGCGTGGCGATGATCGACGCCGCCGAGAAATCCGGCGAACTCAAGCCCGGCGGGACCATCGTCGAGGCGACTTCGGGCAATACCGGCATTGCGCTGGCCATGGTCGGCACCTCCCGAGGCTACAAGGTCAAGCTGACGATGCCCGAGTCGATGTCGAAGGAACGTCGCGCTCTGCTGCGCGCATTCGGAGCCGAACTCGTCCTCACCGACAAGGCTGAAGGCATGAAGGGTGCAGTGGCTAAGGCTGAAGAGCTTGCTTCCGACGGCGCCGTCCTCGTGCGCCAGTTCGAGAACCAGGCCAACGCCGAGATCCACAAGGCCACCACTGGTCCCGAGATCCTCGCCGACACCGACGGCAAGGTCGACATCTTCGTCTCCGGCATCGGCACGGGCGGAACCATCACCGGTGCGGGAGCCGCGCTGCGCGAGGCCAACCCGGATGTGAAGATCATCGCCGTCGAGCCCGCCGCTTCGCCGCTGCTGACCGAAGGCACGGCCGGACCGCACGCGATCCAGGGCCTCGGCGCGAACTTCGTGCCGAAGGTGCTCAATACCGATATCTACGACGAAGTCGTCGATGTCGACAACGACGACGCCTTCGAGCGGGCTCGCGCCGTCGCTCTCGAAGAGGGCCTGCTCGTCGGCATCTCATCCGGTGCTGCACTCTTCGCTGCCGAGAAGGTCGCGTCTCGACCGGAGAACGCCGGCAAGCGCGTCGTCGTCATCATTCCCAGCTACGGCGAGCGCTATCTGTCGACTCCGCTGTTTGCCGAGTACATGGACTGA
- the def gene encoding peptide deformylase, producing the protein MAIHPIVVYGEPVLHRRAEKITEFDEDLAELVADMHETLDASNGVGLAAPQIGVGKSIFVFNADDDYGVRRRGTFVNPVLIASKVPDTRPDPDDETEGCLSVPSLDFPLKRADRVTVNGFDEKGEPVTLSADGWFARIMQHEYDHLQGTLYVDRLDKRWSKKWKKAQEAHGYDQPGLSWMPGVDPDPFGH; encoded by the coding sequence ATGGCTATTCATCCCATCGTCGTCTACGGCGAGCCCGTTCTGCATCGTCGTGCCGAGAAGATCACCGAGTTCGACGAGGACCTTGCCGAACTCGTCGCAGACATGCACGAGACGCTCGACGCCAGCAACGGTGTCGGACTGGCCGCACCGCAGATCGGTGTCGGCAAGTCCATCTTCGTGTTCAACGCCGACGATGACTATGGTGTGCGTCGTCGCGGCACCTTCGTCAATCCCGTGCTCATTGCCTCGAAGGTTCCCGACACCCGTCCCGATCCCGACGATGAGACCGAAGGATGCCTGTCGGTTCCGAGTCTCGATTTCCCCCTCAAACGTGCCGACAGGGTCACCGTCAACGGCTTCGATGAGAAAGGCGAACCGGTGACCCTGAGCGCTGACGGGTGGTTCGCCCGCATAATGCAGCACGAATACGACCACCTGCAGGGCACCCTCTACGTCGACCGCCTCGACAAGCGGTGGTCGAAGAAGTGGAAGAAGGCCCAGGAGGCTCACGGCTATGATCAGCCGGGCCTGTCATGGATGCCGGGAGTCGACCCCGACCCCTTCGGTCACTGA
- the gatB gene encoding Asp-tRNA(Asn)/Glu-tRNA(Gln) amidotransferase subunit GatB produces MKYEDAIKKYDPVIGIEVHVELGTATKMFDAAPNTFGGGPNTNVTPTSLGLPGSLPVVNEKGVEYAIKIGLALGCEIAETCRFARKNYFYPDVPKDFQTSQSDEPIAAEGQVEVELEDGTIVTVPVERAHMEEDAGKNTHVGGATGRIQGADHSLVDYNRAGVPLVEIVTHPITGTGERAAEVAAAYVRTLRDIFRALDVSEARMEQGNVRADVNVSLRENPEAPLGTRTETKNVNSFRSIERAVRFEIARQATLLEAGEKVVQETRHFHEETGETSSGRPKSDADDYRYFPEPDLVPLQPSREWVDQLRASLPELPAQKRRRLLGEWKFSDLEMRDIVNAGLLEAIEDTVTAGAKPAAARKWWTGEVARLANQEDKHPTEIVTPAQVAGLVELINEGKLNDKLAKDVLTGVSAGEGEPAEVMKARDLEIVEDTGALEVAVEEAIAANPDVVEKIKGGKMQAIGALMGPIMKATRGQADAGKAKDLILAKLGV; encoded by the coding sequence GTGAAATACGAAGACGCGATCAAGAAATACGATCCGGTCATCGGCATCGAGGTCCACGTCGAACTCGGCACCGCGACCAAGATGTTCGACGCCGCCCCCAACACCTTCGGCGGGGGACCGAACACGAACGTGACCCCCACCTCGCTCGGCCTGCCCGGCTCCCTGCCCGTGGTCAACGAGAAGGGCGTGGAGTACGCGATCAAGATCGGTCTGGCCCTCGGCTGCGAGATCGCCGAAACCTGTCGGTTCGCCCGCAAGAACTACTTCTACCCGGACGTGCCCAAGGATTTCCAGACCAGCCAGTCCGATGAGCCCATCGCGGCCGAAGGCCAGGTCGAGGTCGAGCTCGAAGACGGCACCATCGTGACCGTCCCCGTCGAGCGCGCCCATATGGAGGAAGACGCCGGCAAGAACACCCACGTGGGAGGCGCCACCGGCCGCATCCAGGGTGCCGACCATTCCCTCGTCGACTACAACCGAGCCGGTGTGCCGCTCGTGGAGATCGTCACCCACCCGATCACCGGGACAGGGGAACGGGCCGCCGAGGTGGCCGCCGCCTATGTGCGGACCCTGAGGGACATCTTCCGCGCCCTTGACGTCTCCGAGGCCCGCATGGAACAGGGCAACGTCCGCGCCGACGTCAACGTGTCCCTGCGGGAGAACCCCGAGGCACCGCTGGGCACCCGCACGGAGACGAAGAACGTCAACTCCTTCCGCTCGATCGAACGCGCAGTGCGCTTCGAGATCGCCCGCCAGGCGACTCTCCTCGAAGCGGGGGAGAAGGTTGTCCAGGAGACCCGTCACTTCCACGAGGAGACCGGGGAGACCTCCTCGGGGCGTCCGAAGTCCGACGCCGACGACTACCGCTACTTCCCCGAGCCGGACCTCGTCCCGCTGCAGCCGTCCCGCGAATGGGTCGATCAGCTGCGGGCGAGCCTGCCCGAGCTGCCGGCGCAGAAGCGCCGCCGCCTCCTCGGGGAATGGAAGTTCTCCGACCTGGAGATGCGCGACATCGTCAACGCCGGACTGCTCGAAGCCATCGAGGACACCGTCACCGCCGGTGCGAAGCCGGCCGCGGCACGCAAGTGGTGGACCGGTGAGGTCGCCCGCCTGGCCAACCAGGAGGACAAGCACCCCACCGAGATCGTCACACCTGCCCAGGTGGCAGGACTCGTCGAGCTCATCAACGAGGGCAAGCTCAACGACAAGCTGGCCAAGGATGTGCTCACCGGAGTCTCAGCCGGCGAAGGCGAGCCCGCCGAGGTGATGAAGGCCCGCGACCTCGAAATCGTCGAGGACACCGGTGCACTCGAGGTCGCCGTCGAGGAGGCCATCGCGGCCAACCCCGATGTGGTCGAGAAGATCAAGGGCGGAAAGATGCAGGCCATCGGCGCGCTCATGGGCCCGATCATGAAGGCCACCCGCGGACAGGCCGATGCCGGAAAGGCCAAGGACCTCATCCTCGCCAAGTTGGGCGTCTGA
- the gatA gene encoding Asp-tRNA(Asn)/Glu-tRNA(Gln) amidotransferase subunit GatA translates to MTELTNKSALELAAGLKSGEFSSVDVTQAHLDRISATEDDFNSFITVTDELALESAKAVDAKRSAGEDLHTLAGVPVALKDLVVTEGTPTTAGSKMLENWVPPYESTVHNKVKAAGLPVLGKTNLDEFAMGSTTEHSAFGNTRNPWNLDHVPGGSSGGAAAALAGFQAPLSVGTDTGGSVRQPAAFTGTVGVKPTYGSISRFGIIAMASSLDQVGPMGRSVADAAALHELLAGHDPLDSTSLPDEVGGFLNAAQTSELKGKKLGVIKQLAGEGYQDGVRTAFTAALETAAAAGAEIVEVDCPSISYALDAYYLIMPSEVSSNLARYDGMRYGLRVEPESGPVTAETVMSATRAAGFGSEVKRRIILGTYALSAGYYDAYYGSAQKIRTLVQNDFAKAFAACDVLVSPTTPTTALKFGAEKAADPMALYLGDVATIPANLAGIPGLSLPAGLADGLPVGFQILAPAREDIKLYEVAGPLEAALESRDVCSTLSRKD, encoded by the coding sequence ATGACCGAACTGACGAACAAGTCCGCCCTCGAACTCGCCGCAGGACTGAAATCCGGCGAGTTCTCCTCCGTCGACGTCACGCAGGCGCACCTCGACCGCATCTCTGCCACCGAGGATGACTTCAACTCCTTCATCACCGTCACCGACGAACTTGCCCTGGAGAGCGCGAAAGCCGTCGACGCCAAGCGCTCCGCCGGTGAGGACCTCCACACGCTGGCCGGTGTGCCCGTGGCCCTGAAGGACCTCGTCGTCACCGAAGGCACGCCTACGACCGCCGGGTCGAAGATGCTCGAGAACTGGGTTCCGCCCTACGAATCGACGGTGCACAACAAAGTCAAGGCCGCCGGACTGCCGGTGCTCGGCAAGACCAACCTCGACGAATTCGCCATGGGTTCGACGACCGAGCACTCGGCCTTCGGCAACACCCGCAACCCGTGGAACCTCGACCACGTGCCCGGCGGATCCTCCGGAGGCGCGGCCGCAGCGCTGGCCGGATTCCAGGCCCCGCTGTCCGTGGGCACCGACACCGGCGGCTCCGTCCGCCAGCCCGCCGCGTTCACCGGCACCGTCGGCGTCAAGCCGACCTACGGTTCGATCTCGCGCTTCGGCATCATCGCGATGGCCTCGAGCCTCGACCAGGTCGGACCTATGGGCCGCAGCGTCGCCGACGCCGCAGCCCTGCACGAACTGCTGGCCGGACACGATCCGCTCGACTCCACGTCGCTGCCCGACGAGGTCGGCGGATTCCTGAATGCCGCCCAGACCAGCGAACTCAAGGGCAAGAAGCTCGGCGTCATCAAGCAGCTGGCCGGTGAAGGCTACCAGGACGGCGTCCGCACCGCGTTCACCGCGGCGCTGGAAACCGCTGCCGCTGCCGGAGCCGAGATCGTCGAGGTCGACTGCCCGTCGATCTCCTACGCCCTCGACGCCTACTACCTCATCATGCCCTCCGAGGTGTCTTCGAACCTCGCCCGCTACGACGGCATGCGCTACGGCTTGCGCGTGGAACCGGAATCCGGTCCCGTCACCGCCGAGACCGTCATGTCGGCCACTCGTGCTGCAGGCTTCGGATCGGAGGTCAAACGCCGCATCATCCTCGGCACCTACGCTCTGTCGGCCGGCTACTACGACGCCTACTACGGTTCGGCGCAGAAGATCCGCACCCTGGTCCAGAACGACTTCGCCAAGGCCTTCGCCGCCTGCGACGTCCTCGTGTCCCCGACGACCCCGACGACCGCGCTGAAGTTCGGTGCGGAGAAGGCCGCCGACCCGATGGCCCTCTACCTCGGCGACGTGGCGACGATCCCGGCGAACCTCGCCGGCATTCCCGGACTGTCCCTGCCTGCAGGCCTGGCCGATGGTCTGCCCGTCGGCTTCCAGATCCTGGCTCCGGCCCGTGAGGACATCAAACTCTACGAGGTGGCCGGACCCTTGGAAGCCGCACTCGAATCGCGCGACGTGTGCTCGACACTCTCGCGGAAGGACTGA